In Nocardioides sp. InS609-2, a single genomic region encodes these proteins:
- a CDS encoding IclR family transcriptional regulator: protein MSQVPAATKTLRVLRFLASQPDPVPLDRIVRACDLPRSTAYHLLNAMIDEGFVVHLPDEHRYGLGVAAFEVGSGYARQAPLQRLARRHLMALVDTTGCAAHLAVPHGRDVLYVLEERVPGRPPLVTDVGVRLPAHLTASGRAILAALPAAQVRALYPDKESFVERHGHGPRSLTALRTMLSDTRQRGYAVEDGEVTPGFASVAAAVLDHNAHPVASVAVTWPAADDRRPDVTAGAVRQTARLLSRRLSGR, encoded by the coding sequence ATGAGCCAGGTGCCGGCCGCAACGAAGACGTTGCGCGTGCTGCGGTTCCTGGCCAGCCAGCCCGACCCGGTGCCCCTGGACCGGATCGTGCGCGCCTGCGACCTGCCTCGCTCCACGGCGTACCACCTGCTCAACGCGATGATCGACGAGGGCTTCGTCGTGCACCTGCCCGACGAGCACCGCTACGGGCTGGGCGTCGCCGCGTTCGAGGTCGGCAGCGGCTATGCCCGACAGGCTCCCCTGCAGCGCCTCGCCCGCCGGCATCTGATGGCCCTGGTCGACACCACCGGCTGTGCCGCCCACCTCGCGGTGCCACACGGCCGGGACGTGCTCTACGTGCTCGAGGAGCGGGTCCCGGGCCGGCCACCACTGGTGACCGACGTCGGAGTGCGGCTGCCCGCCCACCTCACCGCCAGTGGCCGCGCGATCCTGGCTGCGCTGCCGGCCGCGCAGGTCCGCGCGCTGTATCCCGACAAGGAGTCGTTCGTCGAGCGACACGGCCACGGGCCGCGCTCACTCACCGCGCTGCGGACAATGCTGAGCGACACCCGGCAACGTGGGTACGCCGTCGAGGACGGCGAGGTCACGCCCGGCTTCGCCAGCGTGGCGGCCGCCGTACTCGATCACAATGCGCATCCGGTCGCCTCCGTCGCGGTCACCTGGCCCGCGGCTGATGACCGGAGACCCGACGTCACCGCCGGGGCGGTTCGGCAAACGGCACGGCTCCTGAGCCGCCGGCTGTCCGGCCGCTGA